From one Streptomyces sp. N50 genomic stretch:
- a CDS encoding cation acetate symporter yields the protein MSPAITLAAGEASQHRPLIITLFAIFVAATLVITVWAGRQTKSAADFYAGGRQFTAFQNGLAVSGDYMSAASFLGIAGAIALFGYDGFLYSIGFLVAWLVALLLVAEPLRNSGRYTMGDVLAYRMRQRPVRTAAGTSTIVVSIFYLLAQMAGAGVLVSLLLGITTDAGKIGIVALVGVLMIVYVTIGGMKGTTWVQMVKACLLIAGALLLTFLVLLKFNFNVSDLLGKAASNSGKGSAFLNPGLKYGATGTTKLDFISLGLALVLGTAGLPHILIRFYTVPTAKAARKSVIWAIGLIGAFYLMTLALGFGAAALIKPDEIIASNKAGNTAAPLLALHLGGVDSNWGAILLATISAVAFATILAVVAGLTLASSSSFAHDIYANVIKRGQATEKQEMAAARYATVGIGAVSILLGALARDLNVAGLVALAFAVAASANLPTILYSLFWKRFTTQGALWSIYGGLVAAVGLVLFSPVVSGKETSMFPHVDFHWFPLENPGIISIPVGFLLGWLGTILSKEEPDTGKFAELEVRSLTGTGAH from the coding sequence ATGAGCCCCGCGATCACCCTGGCCGCAGGCGAGGCGAGCCAGCACCGGCCGCTGATCATCACCCTGTTCGCGATCTTCGTCGCCGCCACGCTCGTCATCACCGTATGGGCGGGCCGCCAGACCAAGAGCGCCGCCGACTTCTACGCGGGCGGCCGTCAGTTCACCGCCTTCCAGAACGGCCTCGCCGTCTCCGGCGACTACATGTCCGCCGCGTCCTTCCTCGGCATCGCGGGCGCGATCGCCCTCTTCGGATACGACGGCTTCCTGTACTCCATCGGCTTCCTGGTCGCGTGGCTGGTCGCCCTGCTCCTGGTGGCCGAACCGCTGCGCAACTCCGGCCGGTACACCATGGGCGACGTCCTCGCGTACCGCATGCGCCAACGCCCGGTCCGTACGGCGGCGGGCACGTCCACCATCGTGGTGTCGATCTTCTATCTGCTGGCCCAGATGGCCGGCGCGGGCGTCCTGGTCTCGCTGCTCCTCGGCATCACCACCGACGCGGGCAAGATCGGCATCGTCGCCCTGGTCGGCGTCCTGATGATCGTGTACGTCACCATCGGCGGCATGAAGGGCACCACCTGGGTCCAGATGGTCAAGGCCTGCCTGCTCATCGCCGGCGCTCTGCTGCTGACCTTCCTGGTGCTGCTGAAGTTCAACTTCAACGTCTCCGACCTGCTCGGCAAGGCCGCCTCCAACAGCGGCAAGGGCTCCGCCTTCCTGAACCCCGGCCTCAAGTACGGCGCCACCGGCACGACCAAGCTGGACTTCATCTCCCTGGGTCTCGCCCTGGTCCTCGGGACCGCGGGCCTGCCGCACATCCTGATCCGCTTCTACACGGTGCCCACCGCCAAGGCCGCCCGTAAGTCGGTCATCTGGGCCATCGGCCTGATCGGCGCCTTCTACCTGATGACCCTGGCCCTCGGTTTCGGCGCCGCCGCGCTGATCAAACCCGACGAGATCATCGCCTCCAACAAGGCGGGCAACACGGCCGCCCCCCTCCTGGCACTGCATCTGGGCGGAGTCGACTCCAACTGGGGCGCCATCCTCCTGGCCACCATCTCGGCGGTCGCCTTCGCCACGATCCTCGCGGTCGTGGCCGGCCTGACCCTGGCCTCGTCCTCCTCGTTCGCCCACGACATCTACGCGAACGTCATCAAGCGCGGCCAGGCCACGGAGAAGCAGGAGATGGCCGCCGCCCGCTACGCCACGGTCGGCATCGGCGCGGTCTCCATCCTCCTCGGCGCCCTGGCCCGCGACCTGAACGTCGCCGGCCTGGTCGCCCTCGCCTTCGCGGTCGCCGCCTCCGCCAACCTCCCGACGATCCTCTACAGCCTCTTCTGGAAACGCTTCACCACCCAGGGCGCCCTGTGGTCGATCTACGGCGGACTGGTCGCGGCGGTCGGCCTGGTCCTGTTCTCGCCGGTGGTCTCCGGCAAGGAGACGTCGATGTTCCCCCACGTCGACTTCCACTGGTTCCCCCTGGAGAACCCCGGCATCATCTCCATCCCCGTCGGCTTCCTGCTGGGCTGGCTCGGCACGATCCTCTCCAAGGAGGAGCCGGACACCGGCAAGTTCGCGGAGCTGGAGGTACGGTCCCTGACCGGCACGGGCGCTCACTGA
- a CDS encoding GlsB/YeaQ/YmgE family stress response membrane protein: protein MGWLWAIIVGFVLGLIAKAIIPGKQHSPLWLTTICGILGAIVGNAIARAAGVDATSGIDWSRHAFQLVAAIIIVFVVDMAYMATIGKNKQRA from the coding sequence ATGGGCTGGTTGTGGGCGATCATCGTGGGATTCGTGCTGGGACTGATCGCGAAGGCGATCATCCCGGGCAAGCAGCACAGTCCGCTCTGGCTGACCACCATCTGCGGCATTCTCGGCGCCATCGTCGGCAACGCGATCGCACGGGCGGCCGGCGTCGACGCGACCAGCGGCATCGACTGGAGCCGCCACGCGTTCCAGCTCGTCGCCGCGATCATCATCGTCTTCGTCGTCGACATGGCGTACATGGCGACGATCGGCAAGAACAAACAGAGGGCCTGA
- a CDS encoding DUF485 domain-containing protein yields the protein MATETPPPSKAEHQLPSTEEFEQVQESAEFAELRRAHRSFAFPVTVAFIVWYLLYVLLCNYADDFMDTKVVGNINVALVLGLAQFLTTFLIAWWYARYSAAKLDPKAAAIKSRMEGGA from the coding sequence GTGGCCACCGAGACACCACCCCCCTCGAAAGCCGAACACCAACTCCCCAGTACCGAGGAGTTCGAACAGGTCCAGGAGAGCGCGGAGTTCGCCGAACTGCGCCGCGCCCACCGCTCCTTCGCCTTCCCGGTGACCGTCGCCTTCATCGTCTGGTACCTGCTGTACGTGCTGTTGTGCAACTACGCGGACGACTTCATGGACACCAAGGTCGTCGGCAACATCAACGTCGCGCTGGTCCTGGGCCTCGCCCAGTTCCTCACCACGTTCCTCATCGCCTGGTGGTACGCGCGGTACTCCGCCGCGAAGCTCGACCCCAAGGCGGCAGCCATCAAGTCCCGGATGGAGGGCGGCGCATGA
- a CDS encoding CoA transferase gives MTDIKMAWAALGGDPALVSRVSTVARPGALEARLPVRELARACVGACALAAAELGARRAGLAEVPGVRVDDGAVATAFVSERHLLIDGRAPVSFAPLSRFWRTADGWVRTHANYPHHRARLLDALKLPEGASVEDVAAALAERSALEVEDTVYGAGGLAVALRTAEEWAAHAQGVAVARRPLVERERLDTARARALPPLDGDPLLPAAGLRVLDLTRVIAGPIATRTLALLGADVLRVDAPQLPEDPDAHADTGFGKRSTRLDLGLAADRRTFEELLARSDVVVTGYRPGALDRFGLSPETLADRRPGLIVAQLSAWGAYGPWGDRRGFDSLVQVATGIAAIEGAPERPGALPAQALDHGTGYLLAGAVLRAVTEQAEQGYGIALRLALARTAAWLMADGGERGNATATGTAYESERGPTARRQNGTAYNQPDAWLVETDSDIGRLRHALSPVSFVGGPSNWARPPGCWGTDPARWA, from the coding sequence ATGACTGACATCAAGATGGCATGGGCTGCTCTGGGCGGCGATCCCGCCCTGGTCTCGCGCGTCTCGACCGTCGCACGCCCAGGAGCGCTCGAAGCGCGGCTTCCCGTACGGGAGTTGGCGCGGGCCTGTGTGGGAGCGTGCGCGCTGGCCGCCGCCGAACTGGGGGCGCGGCGGGCCGGGCTCGCGGAGGTACCCGGGGTGCGGGTGGACGACGGGGCCGTCGCGACCGCGTTCGTCAGTGAGCGGCATCTGTTGATCGACGGGCGGGCGCCGGTCAGCTTCGCGCCGCTGTCACGCTTCTGGCGGACGGCCGACGGCTGGGTCCGCACCCACGCGAACTACCCGCACCACCGGGCACGACTCCTGGACGCGCTGAAACTGCCGGAGGGCGCGTCGGTGGAGGACGTGGCCGCGGCGCTCGCCGAGCGGTCCGCGCTGGAGGTCGAGGACACGGTGTACGGCGCCGGGGGCCTCGCGGTCGCGCTACGGACGGCGGAGGAGTGGGCCGCGCACGCACAGGGGGTCGCGGTGGCCCGGCGACCGCTCGTCGAGCGCGAACGACTGGACACCGCACGCGCGCGTGCGCTCCCGCCGCTCGACGGCGACCCGTTGCTGCCCGCCGCCGGGCTGCGCGTGCTCGACCTGACCCGGGTCATCGCGGGCCCGATCGCCACGCGGACGCTCGCGCTGCTGGGCGCGGACGTACTGCGCGTGGACGCCCCGCAGTTGCCCGAGGACCCGGACGCGCACGCGGACACCGGTTTCGGCAAGCGGTCGACCCGGCTGGACCTCGGCCTGGCGGCCGACCGGCGCACCTTCGAGGAGTTGCTCGCACGGTCGGACGTGGTCGTCACCGGGTACCGGCCGGGCGCCCTGGACCGGTTCGGCCTCTCCCCCGAGACACTGGCCGACCGTCGACCTGGGCTGATCGTGGCGCAGTTGTCGGCGTGGGGTGCGTACGGGCCCTGGGGCGACCGGCGCGGGTTCGACAGCCTGGTGCAGGTCGCCACGGGCATCGCGGCGATCGAGGGGGCACCGGAACGGCCTGGCGCGCTGCCCGCGCAGGCTCTCGATCACGGGACCGGGTATCTGCTGGCGGGGGCGGTGCTGCGGGCGGTGACGGAACAGGCGGAGCAGGGTTACGGAATCGCCCTGCGGTTGGCGCTTGCGCGGACTGCGGCGTGGTTGATGGCGGACGGGGGTGAGCGGGGAAACGCGACGGCGACCGGAACGGCGTACGAGAGCGAACGGGGCCCGACGGCACGCAGGCAGAACGGAACGGCGTACAACCAGCCCGACGCCTGGCTCGTCGAGACGGACAGCGATATCGGGCGGCTGCGGCATGCCCTGTCGCCGGTGTCGTTCGTCGGTGGGCCCTCGAACTGGGCGCGGCCGCCGGGGTGTTGGGGTACAGACCCGGCTCGGTGGGCTTGA
- a CDS encoding CopD family protein, translating into MTLIRPTVEAAGTSGSGRRPGTRRAVAVLALVVLAALIPLLGPSAALHGTGEAAAPGVGGIALLRAVLFGALCVPLGELFVNRLARTVPGAPPNGPRSWAPYAAGAGFVAALGLASVVATGNLVPRSLAQIDVGGLYQSRDGKLALLEVNAFAVAALCARSRRPGLQVWPLAAVVVAEALRVHPASEHSPLVGSELTLVHLTCAALWVGGLLHVLRTLRQWRGTEAGAALLGLYARVAAVLLAAITATGVWSSLRRMPAGTILDQLTTTAYGRTLLAKVILVAAVAVLALWARSRLRRAADPLTACSPARAEVVALGVVVLVSGLLTALPVPIRWH; encoded by the coding sequence GTGACCTTGATACGACCGACTGTCGAAGCTGCCGGCACGAGCGGCTCCGGGCGGCGCCCCGGTACGCGTCGGGCCGTCGCCGTACTGGCCCTGGTGGTGCTCGCCGCGCTGATACCCCTGCTCGGCCCGTCCGCCGCGCTGCACGGCACCGGGGAGGCCGCCGCTCCCGGGGTCGGCGGCATCGCGCTGCTGCGGGCGGTGTTGTTCGGGGCGCTGTGCGTCCCCCTGGGCGAGCTTTTCGTGAACCGGCTCGCGCGTACCGTGCCCGGCGCTCCCCCGAACGGCCCCCGCAGCTGGGCCCCGTACGCGGCCGGTGCCGGTTTCGTCGCCGCGCTGGGGCTCGCGTCGGTCGTGGCGACGGGCAACCTGGTGCCGCGCAGCCTCGCCCAGATCGACGTCGGCGGCCTCTACCAGTCCCGGGACGGCAAGTTGGCGCTCCTGGAGGTCAACGCGTTCGCCGTGGCGGCCCTGTGCGCCCGGTCGCGCAGGCCTGGCCTCCAGGTGTGGCCCCTGGCCGCCGTGGTCGTCGCGGAGGCGCTGCGGGTGCACCCGGCGAGCGAGCACAGCCCCCTGGTCGGCTCCGAACTGACCCTGGTGCACCTGACGTGCGCGGCACTGTGGGTGGGCGGTCTGCTGCACGTGCTGCGGACGTTGCGACAGTGGCGCGGTACCGAGGCGGGGGCCGCACTGTTGGGACTCTACGCGCGCGTGGCGGCCGTCCTGCTCGCCGCGATCACCGCCACGGGCGTGTGGAGTTCGCTGCGCCGGATGCCGGCCGGCACGATCCTGGACCAGCTGACGACGACGGCGTACGGGCGCACCCTGCTCGCCAAGGTGATCCTCGTCGCCGCCGTCGCCGTCCTCGCGCTGTGGGCGCGGTCCCGGCTGCGGCGGGCCGCCGATCCGCTGACCGCCTGCTCACCCGCACGGGCGGAGGTCGTCGCCCTGGGGGTGGTGGTCCTGGTCTCCGGACTGTTGACGGCCTTGCCGGTGCCGATCCGCTGGCATTGA
- the moaA gene encoding GTP 3',8-cyclase MoaA — translation MLIDTYGRVATDLRVSLTDRCNLRCTYCMPEEGLQWLAKPDLLTDDEIVRLIDIAVTSLGIEEVRFTGGEPLLRPGLVGIVERVAALEPRPQMSLTTNGIGLKRTAAALKKAGLDRVNVSLDTLRPDVFKTLTRRDRLKDVLAGLEAAHDAGLTPVKINSVLMPGLNADEAPDLLAWAVEHDYELRFIEQMPLDAQHGWTREGMVTAGDILASLRTRFELAPEGSDERGSAPAERWIVDGGPHRVGVIASVTRPFCAACDRTRLTADGQIRNCLFAREETSLRGALRSDAPDEEIARVWRQAMWGKKAGSGLDDPSFLQPDRPMSAIGG, via the coding sequence GTGCTCATCGACACCTATGGCCGAGTAGCCACCGACCTGCGGGTCTCGCTGACCGACCGGTGCAATCTCCGGTGTACGTACTGCATGCCCGAGGAGGGCCTGCAGTGGCTGGCGAAGCCCGACCTCCTCACGGACGACGAGATCGTCCGCCTGATAGACATCGCGGTCACCTCCCTCGGCATCGAGGAGGTCCGCTTCACCGGCGGCGAGCCCCTGCTCCGCCCCGGCCTGGTCGGCATCGTCGAGCGGGTCGCGGCCCTGGAGCCCCGCCCCCAGATGTCCCTGACCACGAACGGCATCGGCCTCAAGCGCACGGCGGCCGCCCTGAAGAAGGCGGGTCTGGACCGGGTCAACGTCTCCCTGGACACCCTGCGCCCCGACGTCTTCAAGACCCTCACCCGCCGGGACCGCCTCAAGGACGTCCTCGCGGGCCTGGAAGCCGCCCACGACGCGGGCCTGACCCCGGTGAAGATCAACTCCGTGCTGATGCCCGGGCTCAACGCCGACGAGGCCCCGGACCTGCTGGCCTGGGCCGTGGAGCACGACTACGAACTGCGCTTCATCGAGCAGATGCCCCTGGACGCCCAGCACGGCTGGACACGCGAGGGCATGGTCACGGCGGGCGACATCCTCGCCTCCCTCCGCACCCGCTTCGAGTTGGCCCCCGAAGGCTCCGACGAGCGGGGATCGGCCCCCGCCGAGCGCTGGATCGTGGACGGCGGCCCGCACCGCGTGGGCGTCATCGCGTCGGTCACCCGCCCGTTCTGCGCGGCCTGCGACCGCACCCGCCTCACGGCCGACGGCCAGATACGCAACTGCCTGTTCGCCCGCGAGGAGACCAGCCTCCGCGGCGCCCTGCGCTCCGACGCCCCGGACGAGGAGATCGCCCGCGTCTGGCGTCAGGCGATGTGGGGCAAGAAGGCGGGCTCGGGCCTGGACGACCCGTCGTTCCTCCAGCCGGACCGGCCGATGTCGGCGATCGGCGGCTGA
- the tyrS gene encoding tyrosine--tRNA ligase encodes MTDIVDELQWRGLIALSTDEDALRKAFADGPVTFYCGFDPTAPSLHLGNLVQILTMRRIQQAGNRPLGLVGGATGLIGDPKPNAERTLNSPDVVAQWVDRLRAQIAPLLDFEGPHAAIMVNNLDWTQGLSAIEFLRDIGKHFRVNKMIAKEAVSRRLNSDAGISYTEFSYQILQGMDFLELYRRHGCTLQTGGSDQWGNLTSGTDLIHRVDPEAEVHALGTPLITKADGTKFGKTESGTVWLDPEMTTPYAFYQFWLNADDRDVSKFLRIFSFRSHEEIEELEKQTEERPQARAAQRALAEELTTLVHGAEQTAAVTAASKALFGQGELAELDEKTLAASLSEVPHVQVAELGPVVDLFAEVGLVASKSAARRTVKEGGAYVNNVKVSAEDAVPAKEDLLHGRWLVLRRGKKNLAAVEVTGA; translated from the coding sequence GTGACGGACATCGTCGACGAACTGCAGTGGCGGGGGCTCATCGCCCTCTCCACTGACGAGGACGCATTGCGCAAGGCGTTCGCGGACGGTCCCGTCACGTTCTATTGCGGTTTCGACCCGACCGCGCCCAGCCTGCACCTCGGCAACCTCGTGCAGATCCTGACGATGCGCCGGATCCAGCAGGCGGGCAACCGCCCGCTGGGCCTGGTCGGCGGTGCCACGGGCCTGATCGGCGACCCGAAGCCGAACGCGGAGCGGACGCTCAACTCGCCCGACGTCGTGGCCCAGTGGGTCGACCGGCTGCGCGCGCAGATCGCCCCGCTGCTGGACTTCGAGGGCCCGCACGCCGCGATCATGGTCAACAACCTGGACTGGACGCAGGGTCTGTCGGCCATCGAGTTCCTGCGGGACATCGGCAAGCATTTCCGGGTCAACAAGATGATCGCCAAGGAGGCCGTCTCCCGGCGGCTCAACTCCGACGCGGGCATCAGCTACACCGAGTTCAGCTACCAGATCCTCCAGGGCATGGACTTCCTGGAGCTGTACCGCAGGCACGGCTGCACGCTCCAGACCGGCGGCAGCGACCAGTGGGGCAACCTCACCTCGGGCACCGACCTGATCCACCGGGTCGACCCGGAGGCCGAGGTGCACGCCCTGGGCACCCCGCTGATCACCAAGGCGGACGGCACCAAGTTCGGCAAGACGGAGTCCGGCACGGTCTGGCTCGACCCCGAGATGACCACGCCGTACGCCTTCTACCAGTTCTGGCTGAACGCGGACGACCGGGACGTCTCCAAGTTCCTGCGCATCTTCAGCTTCCGGTCCCACGAGGAGATCGAGGAGCTGGAGAAGCAGACCGAGGAGCGCCCCCAGGCCCGTGCCGCCCAGCGCGCGCTGGCCGAGGAGCTGACGACGCTCGTGCACGGCGCCGAGCAGACGGCCGCGGTCACCGCCGCGTCCAAGGCCCTCTTCGGACAGGGTGAGCTGGCGGAGCTCGACGAGAAGACACTGGCCGCGTCCCTCTCCGAAGTGCCGCACGTCCAGGTCGCCGAACTCGGCCCGGTCGTCGACCTGTTCGCCGAGGTCGGCCTCGTGGCGAGCAAGTCCGCCGCGCGGCGGACCGTGAAGGAGGGCGGGGCGTACGTGAACAACGTGAAGGTCTCGGCCGAGGACGCGGTCCCCGCCAAGGAGGACCTGCTGCACGGACGGTGGCTGGTGCTTCGGCGCGGCAAGAAGAACCTTGCCGCGGTCGAGGTGACAGGAGCGTAA
- a CDS encoding DUF3099 domain-containing protein, producing MRKLHGEGNAQVFRITGARTGLAEDIRGRQRRYVISMSIRTVSVILACALWNVERHVAIVALVLGVLLPYVAVVIANAGRENAPGLPSTFVTAPLRPMIAPPRADGTFAEPVPEEVVPEPAPRVGGEPYDRS from the coding sequence ATGCGGAAGCTGCACGGCGAAGGCAACGCCCAGGTGTTCCGGATCACCGGAGCCCGGACGGGACTCGCGGAGGACATCCGCGGCCGCCAGCGCCGGTACGTCATCTCGATGTCGATCCGTACGGTGTCGGTGATCCTCGCCTGCGCGCTGTGGAACGTCGAACGGCACGTCGCGATCGTCGCGTTGGTGCTCGGTGTGCTGCTCCCCTACGTCGCCGTCGTGATCGCGAACGCCGGGCGGGAGAACGCGCCGGGGCTTCCGTCCACGTTCGTCACCGCGCCGCTGCGGCCGATGATCGCGCCGCCGAGGGCCGACGGGACGTTCGCGGAACCCGTCCCGGAAGAGGTCGTGCCCGAGCCGGCACCCCGCGTGGGAGGCGAACCGTACGACCGGTCGTGA
- a CDS encoding S8 family serine peptidase, whose translation MAHLRPRHRLALAVPVVLSLTASLGFLPSAASAVPIAETGTTAQAADAPNLAYVVNTRLDHRTINSVKKAINAAGGTIVVTYEKIGVIVVHSANPDFGVRIRAVRGVQSAGATRTAPLSLASTTDEGAVQYLSKDQAAKTAKASAAAGDSEPLEADQWDLPAIGADKAAKINPGSKSVTVAVIDVGVDDTHPDIAPNFSASQSANCVGGKADTTYGSWRPVDSAHYHGTHVAGEIAAARNGIGVAGVAPGVKVAGITVAEPDSTQLFYPESVVCAFVFAADHGVEITNNSYYVDPWLYNCMDDPDQRAIVDAVNRAQLYAQSKGTLNVAAAGNSNDDLDSDALVDDSSPDDSTATTRTVDPHECFDVPTQLPGVVTVSSVGVKKAKSYFSSYGKGVIDVAAPGGDALQIPDTPSKNGRILSTLPNNSYGYLQGTSMATPHVAAVAALLKSTHPHASPAQLQALLKAEADNPGCPTEPYDTNGDGVVDATCVGGKRVNGFYGFGIVNALRAVK comes from the coding sequence ATGGCTCATCTGCGCCCCAGACACCGGCTCGCCCTCGCCGTACCGGTCGTCCTGTCGCTGACCGCCTCGCTCGGCTTCCTTCCGTCGGCGGCCTCGGCGGTCCCGATCGCGGAGACCGGGACCACGGCACAGGCCGCCGACGCACCGAATCTCGCGTATGTGGTCAACACCCGGCTGGACCACCGGACGATCAACTCGGTCAAGAAGGCGATCAATGCGGCCGGCGGCACCATCGTGGTGACGTACGAGAAGATCGGTGTGATCGTCGTGCACTCGGCGAACCCCGACTTCGGCGTGCGGATCCGTGCGGTGCGCGGTGTGCAGTCGGCCGGTGCCACGCGGACGGCGCCGCTGAGCCTCGCCTCGACGACCGACGAGGGCGCGGTGCAGTACCTCTCCAAGGACCAGGCCGCGAAGACGGCCAAGGCCTCCGCGGCCGCCGGTGACAGCGAGCCCCTCGAGGCCGACCAGTGGGACCTGCCCGCGATCGGCGCCGACAAGGCCGCGAAGATCAACCCGGGCAGCAAGAGCGTGACGGTCGCCGTCATCGACGTCGGCGTGGACGACACCCACCCGGACATCGCCCCGAACTTCTCCGCCTCGCAGTCCGCCAACTGCGTGGGCGGCAAGGCGGACACCACCTACGGCTCCTGGCGTCCCGTGGACTCCGCCCACTACCACGGCACGCATGTCGCGGGTGAGATCGCCGCCGCCCGCAACGGCATCGGTGTGGCCGGCGTCGCCCCGGGTGTGAAGGTCGCCGGGATCACGGTGGCCGAGCCGGACTCGACGCAGCTGTTCTACCCGGAGAGCGTGGTCTGCGCGTTCGTGTTCGCCGCGGATCACGGCGTGGAGATCACCAACAACAGCTACTACGTTGATCCCTGGCTGTACAACTGCATGGACGACCCCGATCAACGTGCCATTGTTGACGCGGTCAACAGGGCCCAGCTGTACGCGCAGAGCAAGGGCACGCTCAATGTCGCGGCGGCCGGCAACTCCAACGACGACCTCGACTCGGACGCCCTCGTCGACGACTCCAGCCCCGACGACTCGACCGCGACGACCCGCACGGTCGACCCGCACGAGTGCTTCGACGTACCGACCCAGCTGCCGGGTGTCGTCACGGTGAGCTCGGTCGGCGTCAAGAAGGCCAAGTCGTACTTCTCCAGCTACGGCAAGGGCGTCATCGACGTGGCGGCGCCGGGCGGGGACGCCCTGCAGATCCCGGACACCCCGTCGAAGAACGGCCGCATCCTGTCCACGCTGCCGAACAACTCGTACGGCTATCTCCAGGGCACCTCGATGGCGACCCCGCACGTCGCCGCCGTGGCCGCGCTGCTCAAGTCGACGCACCCGCACGCCAGTCCGGCCCAGCTGCAGGCGCTGCTGAAGGCCGAGGCGGACAACCCGGGCTGCCCGACCGAGCCGTACGACACCAACGGCGACGGTGTCGTGGACGCGACCTGCGTGGGCGGCAAGCGGGTCAACGGCTTCTACGGGTTCGGCATCGTCAACGCCCTGCGGGCGGTGAAGTAG